From a single Stigmatopora argus isolate UIUO_Sarg chromosome 4, RoL_Sarg_1.0, whole genome shotgun sequence genomic region:
- the u2af2a gene encoding U2 small nuclear RNA auxiliary factor 2a isoform X4, with translation MSDFDEFERQLSENKQGALAERDKENRHHRRSGSRSRSRDRKRRSRDRDRRSRDRRGDSKDRRHRRSSPPSYPQDKTASRSPHREKKKIKVKKYWDVPPPGFENISPMQYKAMQAAGQIPATALLPTMTPDGLAVTPTPVPVVGSQMTRQARRLYVGNIPFGITEESMMDFFNAQMRLGGLTQAPGNPVLAVQINQDKNFAFLEFRSVDETTQAMAFDGIIFQGQSLKIRRPHDYQPLPGMSENPSVYVPGLVVNTGVVSTVVPDSAHKLFIGGLPNYLNDDQVKELLTSFGPLKAFNLVKDSATGLSKGYAFCEYVDVNLNDQAIAGLNGMQLGDKKLLVQRASVGSKNATLTSINQTPVTLQVPGLNSTVTQMGGLPTEVLCLMNMVAPEELLDDEEYEEIVEDVRDECSKYGQVKSIEIPRPVDGLEVPGTGKIFVEFMSVFDSQKAMQGLTGRKFANRVVVTKYCDPDAYHRRDFW, from the exons ATGTCGGATTTCGACGAATTTGAGCGGCAGCTATCCGAAAATAAGCAAGGTG CCCTAGCTGAGCGGGATAAAGAGAACCGGCACCACCGCCGCTCCGGCTCTCGCAGCCGCAGCCGAGACAGGAAAAGGAGGAGCAGAGACAGGGACAGACGTTCCCGGGATCGCCGTGGCGATAGTAAGGATCGCAGACACAGACGCAG CTCACCACCGAGCTACCCACAggacaaaactgcaag CCGTTCTCCGCACCGTGAGAAGAAGAAGATAAAGGTGAAGAAGTACTGGGATGTCCCGCCACCCGGTTTTGAAAACATCAGCCCCATGCAGTACAAAGCCATGCAAG CTGCCGGTCAGATCCCAGCAACAGCCCTCTTGCCCACCATGACTCCAGACGGCCTGGCCGTCACCCCCACCCCGGTGCCCGTGGTGGGGAGCCAGATGACCCGACAGGCTCGAAGGCTTTACGTGGGAAACATCCCCTTTGGGATCACTGAG GAGTCAATGATGGACTTCTTTAATGCTCAGATGCGTCTGGGTGGTCTCACTCAGGCGCCGGGAAACCCGGTGCTTGCGGTGCAGATCAATCAAGATAAAAACTTTGCCTTCCTTGAG tttCGCTCAGTGGATGAGACAACACAGGCAATGGCTTTTGACGGAATCATCTTTCAAGGTCAAAGCCTAAAAATACGCCGTCCCCACGATTACCAGCCACTGCCGGGCATGAGCGAGAACCCCAGTGTCTATGTGCCTG GTCTTGTTGTCAACACAGGAGTGGTCTCCACAGTAGTGCCCGACTCGGCCCACAAACTCTTCATCGGCGGGCTGCCCAACTACTTAAATGACGACCAG GTCAAGGAGCTTTTGACGTCTTTTGGCCCTCTGAAGGCCTTCAACCTGGTCAAGGACAGTGCTACCGGCCTGTCTAAAGGATACGCTTTCTGTGAATATGTCGACGTCAACCTAAACGACCAG GCGATTGCCGGGCTTAACGGCATGCAACTGGGAGACAAGAAACTCCTGGTGCAGCGGGCCAGTGTGGGATCAAAGAACGCAACTCTG ACCAGCATAAACCAGACCCCCGTCACGCTGCAGGTGCCCGGCCTGAACAGCACCGTCACCCAAATGGGCGGCTTGCCCACCGAGGTGCTCTGCCTGATGAACATGGTGGCACCGGAGGAGTTGCTTGACGACGAAGAGTACGAGGAGATTGTGGAAGACGTCCGGGACGAGTGTAGCAAGTACGGCCAGGTCAAGAGCATCGAGATCCCGCGGCCCGTCGATGGCCTGGAAGTGCCCGGCACTGGCAAG ATCTTTGTGGAGTTCATGTCTGTGTTCGACTCCCAGAAAGCCATGCAGGGCTTGACCGGAAGGAAGTTTGCCAACAGAGTAGTGGTGACCAAGTACTGCGACCCAGACGCGTACCATCGCCGGGACTTCTGGTAG
- the u2af2a gene encoding U2 small nuclear RNA auxiliary factor 2a isoform X1, which produces MSDFDEFERQLSENKQGALAERDKENRHHRRSGSRSRSRDRKRRSRDRDRRSRDRRGDSKDRRHRRSSPPSYPQDKTASRSPHREKKKIKVKKYWDVPPPGFENISPMQYKAMQAAGQIPATALLPTMTPDGLAVTPTPVPVVGSQMTRQARRLYVGNIPFGITEESMMDFFNAQMRLGGLTQAPGNPVLAVQINQDKNFAFLEFRSVDETTQAMAFDGIIFQGQSLKIRRPHDYQPLPGMSENPSVYVPGTQTINGLVVNTGVVSTVVPDSAHKLFIGGLPNYLNDDQVKELLTSFGPLKAFNLVKDSATGLSKGYAFCEYVDVNLNDQAIAGLNGMQLGDKKLLVQRASVGSKNATLTSINQTPVTLQVPGLNSTVTQMGGLPTEVLCLMNMVAPEELLDDEEYEEIVEDVRDECSKYGQVKSIEIPRPVDGLEVPGTGKIFVEFMSVFDSQKAMQGLTGRKFANRVVVTKYCDPDAYHRRDFW; this is translated from the exons ATGTCGGATTTCGACGAATTTGAGCGGCAGCTATCCGAAAATAAGCAAGGTG CCCTAGCTGAGCGGGATAAAGAGAACCGGCACCACCGCCGCTCCGGCTCTCGCAGCCGCAGCCGAGACAGGAAAAGGAGGAGCAGAGACAGGGACAGACGTTCCCGGGATCGCCGTGGCGATAGTAAGGATCGCAGACACAGACGCAG CTCACCACCGAGCTACCCACAggacaaaactgcaag CCGTTCTCCGCACCGTGAGAAGAAGAAGATAAAGGTGAAGAAGTACTGGGATGTCCCGCCACCCGGTTTTGAAAACATCAGCCCCATGCAGTACAAAGCCATGCAAG CTGCCGGTCAGATCCCAGCAACAGCCCTCTTGCCCACCATGACTCCAGACGGCCTGGCCGTCACCCCCACCCCGGTGCCCGTGGTGGGGAGCCAGATGACCCGACAGGCTCGAAGGCTTTACGTGGGAAACATCCCCTTTGGGATCACTGAG GAGTCAATGATGGACTTCTTTAATGCTCAGATGCGTCTGGGTGGTCTCACTCAGGCGCCGGGAAACCCGGTGCTTGCGGTGCAGATCAATCAAGATAAAAACTTTGCCTTCCTTGAG tttCGCTCAGTGGATGAGACAACACAGGCAATGGCTTTTGACGGAATCATCTTTCAAGGTCAAAGCCTAAAAATACGCCGTCCCCACGATTACCAGCCACTGCCGGGCATGAGCGAGAACCCCAGTGTCTATGTGCCTGGTACACAGACAATTAATG GTCTTGTTGTCAACACAGGAGTGGTCTCCACAGTAGTGCCCGACTCGGCCCACAAACTCTTCATCGGCGGGCTGCCCAACTACTTAAATGACGACCAG GTCAAGGAGCTTTTGACGTCTTTTGGCCCTCTGAAGGCCTTCAACCTGGTCAAGGACAGTGCTACCGGCCTGTCTAAAGGATACGCTTTCTGTGAATATGTCGACGTCAACCTAAACGACCAG GCGATTGCCGGGCTTAACGGCATGCAACTGGGAGACAAGAAACTCCTGGTGCAGCGGGCCAGTGTGGGATCAAAGAACGCAACTCTG ACCAGCATAAACCAGACCCCCGTCACGCTGCAGGTGCCCGGCCTGAACAGCACCGTCACCCAAATGGGCGGCTTGCCCACCGAGGTGCTCTGCCTGATGAACATGGTGGCACCGGAGGAGTTGCTTGACGACGAAGAGTACGAGGAGATTGTGGAAGACGTCCGGGACGAGTGTAGCAAGTACGGCCAGGTCAAGAGCATCGAGATCCCGCGGCCCGTCGATGGCCTGGAAGTGCCCGGCACTGGCAAG ATCTTTGTGGAGTTCATGTCTGTGTTCGACTCCCAGAAAGCCATGCAGGGCTTGACCGGAAGGAAGTTTGCCAACAGAGTAGTGGTGACCAAGTACTGCGACCCAGACGCGTACCATCGCCGGGACTTCTGGTAG